Part of the Oncorhynchus keta strain PuntledgeMale-10-30-2019 chromosome 31, Oket_V2, whole genome shotgun sequence genome, agacaagtgCGCACGGGTgctcatagagagacagacaagtgCGCACGGGTgctcatagagagacagacaagtgCGCACGGGTgctcatagagagacagacaggtgcgCACGGGTGCTCATAGAGAGACAGACCGGTGCTCATAGAGAGACAAATGTGCTCATAGCGAGACAGACAAGTGCGCACAGGTgctcatagagagacagacaagtgCGCACGGGTgctcatagagagacagacaagtgCGCACGGGTgctcatagagagacagacaagtgCGCACGGGTgctcatagagagacagacaagtgCGCACGGGTgctcatagagagacagacaagtgCGCACTGGTgctcatagagagacagacatgtgcGCACAGGTgctcatagagagacagacatgtgctcatagagagacagacaagtgCGCACAGGTgctcatagagagacagacaagtgCGCACAGGTGctcatagagagacagacgggtgctcatagagagacagacatgtgcGCACAGGTgctcatagagagacagacaggtacacactATTgctcatagagagacagacaagtgCGCACGGGTGCTcatagggagacagacaggtacacatGGGTgctcatagagagacagacaagggCACGCAGgtgctcagagagacagacaagtgcGCGCAGgtgctcagagagacagacaagtgcACACAGGTGCTcctagatagacagacaggtgcgAACAGGTgctcatagagagacagacaggtgctcatagagagacagacaggtgcacACGGGTGCTTACAGGGAGACAGACAAGTgctcatagagagacagacaggtacacactagtgctcatagagagacagacaggtgcgCACGGGTgcttatagagagacagacaggtacacatgggtgctcagagagacagacaagtgcGCACAGGTGCtcatagatagacagacaggtgcgAACAGGTgctcatagagagacagacaggtgctcatagagagacagacaggtgcacATGGGTGcttacagggagacagacaggtatgTGCTGGTgctcatagagagacagacaagtgCGCACAGGTgctcatagagagacagacaagtgTGCTcataaagagacagacaggtgcgCACGGGTgctcatagagagacagacaagtgctcatagagagacagacaggtacacactagtgctcatagagagacagacaggtgcgCACGGGTgcttatagagagacagacaggtacacatgggtgctcagagagacagacaagtgcGCACAGGTgctcatagagagacagacaggtacacatGGGTgctcatagagagacagacaagtgCTCACAGGTgctcatagagagacagacaggtgtgtgctggtgctcatagagagacagacaggtagcccGAATGTTAAACGGGTAGACAGGTACACACTGGTGTTCATAGaaagacagacatgcagacagacaggataaCTCTAGAGGTCGGAGACACCGTGAGACCAGTTTTAAACTAGTCAGAGAGACGTATTATCCCATATGGCTCAAGTTAAAAGAAGTGAATAAAAAGATTGTGATCTGATATCTGGGTAAAGTGTTCCTGACAGCATTATCATGAGAAGTCATGTGTTTGCCCAAAGTAGAACAGGAGTGTCTACAGTAAACGTGTGATTAACACGGTTAGACCACGAGGACAGAGAGCTACGATGTGACTCACTTAACCATATCACACATTCCATTCTGATTCTACCATTTTTGGGACAATTTTTTTTCCACTGCTCCCACTGTTCAGCTCTGATATTGCAAGTCGCTATGACACTTGAATACTTCCAATCAGGAAAATAGTTGCAATTGTTACTTTGTTTactatcctggctaaataaatttaaataaaataacagtatatatatacagtatatatctagGAATTAGTCCCGATATTGGGTGTTTTGTATGTCTTTTTAACAACGTCCTGTTGTCTTCTCAGAGCAAGAGGAGGAAATGAGTTGCTGGGAAGGAGCAGAAGGGGGCAGGTCTAGAACCCAGTGCCACCAATCGGAGAGCGAGCTGTACAGAGACTTCTTGTTTGACGAGGGGAAAGCAGAGGGGTATCCTGGTCCAAAGTGCAGGTCCTTGAGACATTTAAGACAGGTAAACATTGGTGTGCCTTTCTCCATACCACATTATGAACACTTTCATTTCTAGCACATCATACGCCATACTTAATTCTGTTAATCACTTGGCTTCAAAATAAACAAATTTGTGAGCCAATTGGTTAAAAAGGGAAACCAATATCCTCTTATTTTGTGAATGCATTTCTTGTCTGTTTCCTTGTGATGATATCTGTTATCTGATTGGTACGCAGGTGCTCGGGACCACTGATTTCCGCCAGCTAGCATGGCACGTGCTCATGGGAAATCAGGTCATATTGAGAGGGGCTGACCCAGGGCTCATCCATTCAGCATTCACCATGCTAAAGGTCAGCCAATCAAAAGTTTACTCATCGTATCCCCCTTTAAAGAATATTCTTCCTAACATTCTTTGCTAATCACATGGTTTGGTATATATCCCATCAGGCCTTGCTCCCGGTGGGATGTGTCCGCTCTGTGACGTACAGCGCCCAGTATGAGGAAGCATACCGATGTAACTTCCTGGGCCTCAGCCCTGACGTGCCCATCCCCACACACGTCAGCTCCTCAGGTACACAAACCCAGAATGCATCACTGTGGTTACTGCTTTATTTGGAGGTCTGCTTATAATCACTATTACATATGATAGTAATATGCTAATAATAAAATACTGGATGATAATGATATTAGTTATAAGTGCGAACAGAACAATTAACAAATAAAATGTTTTCATAAGGTTTTGAATCCTAAAATATCCATAAAATATGTCCATCTTGCTGTGTCCCTTCCCAGAGTTCTCAGTGTTGGTGGATGTGGTCAGTCTGGAGAGGGGTTCTCTGTACTCTGCTGCTTGTGGTGAAGACATCCTCTCACTCTATCAGTTCAACATCAGCAGTACCAACTCACAGCCTACAGATAAAGGTGAGGATAGCCCCCATCTGGACAATATACTATATACATAATCAACATGAAGGTATACATTATACATGTCTTCTTCAAGGCACCTCTAGTTGTTAACAATCATGGCAAAGGTCAAAGACAATTAGTTGTGTGAAATTTTCCTCCATTAACTTTCCAGTTTCAATCTATTGACCTgcatctctcctgctctctccctgtctctcgtcaCCCCTATcactctctatccttctctcctgtcctctctctctctcttccccccacccctctcaggTCCCACGTTGTTGAATAAGATCGAGGTGGCGTTGTCCAATGAGAACCTGTCAGTGGACGTGGTCTCTCACTGTCTGCTGTGTCTGAAGGAGGAGTGGATGAAGTGAGTAACAACAACCCCTCTGATGAGCAGGGAATTTCCCTCAACTTTGAAGTTTCATTTCTTTGGCTTTTTTTAAACAGAGGTATGTAGGTATGCAACTGTAGATAGTGGGGCATTAAAGAGTCAAACAAGTCCCCCTATGAAACCCCCCAAAGCCCCAGCCTGGTTACATTGGCTGTGCAGTACAGGATGATGTGGAATGCTTAATGTAGTCCAGAATTATTGGGAAATTCCAATAactcctctccttcccacttCTATCCATACCCCTCCTCCCCTTAACCCCTTAACCCCCCTCTATCCCTTCAATTCCTTAGTAAAGTGAAGGTGCTGTTTAAGTTCTCCAAGGTAGATGGGCGTGGGAGGGAGGACACCCAGAAGGTGTTGGCCCTGCTGGGTGCCACAGGGCCTGGGGAGGAGGACAACGTCAGGCTGCTCAAGTTCTGGATGACGGGACTCAGCAAAACCTACAAGAGCCATCTGATGACCGCTGTCAGAGGAGGGCAGAGGCCCCTTAGCCAGTGAGAGAGCAGTGGAGGAGAATATGAGCGGTAGCGGGAGAGACCATACAGCTGGAGTGAAATGTACTGTATCTCAGTATAGGAGGCTGATGGGAGGAGGTATAGGAGggtgggctcattgtaatggctggaatggattaaatggaacggagtcaaatgtgatttccatatgtttgatgtgtttgacacTGTTCCATTTATACCTTTCCAGCCatgacaatgagcctgtcctatagctcctcccagcACCCTCTGCATGTATCTACTACTGTAtttggacagacagagagaaagggaaagaaaaCAAGTGTGAATGAGTGAGTAATGACAGATAGACTGACTGAAAGATATGTTTGTGTCCAGGTGCTGACTTGATTAAAACTCATCCTTCACCATAAAGAACAAAAATCCACTCCATGGGTCGGTTTTAAATTAATAATTAATTCAGATACATTACGTAAAACTTCATAAgtaatttgtatatattttttttgtaatcAAATGGGAATTATTCTAGGAACACTGTCCACAATTTTATGTCTAAATTATTATGACACTTTCAATAGTTTTGTTAACACATTGTACAGAgatattcaaataaaataaatgcttGAGCTGAAACTGAAATATTGGTGTGGCATTCATCCTTTTTCCCAACTGGCACCATCTTGTGGAGAATCATTAAATCAAAGAAAGAAGGgagaagaaaaagagaaaaaaactTGTGTCCTTTGCCAGTTCCCTCACATGCTTTTTTTACAATGAGTGGCTGTCAGCCAAGAGACCTCAATTGGTGTAAAACAACAGTTCTAGGTCTTCGGGTGACACGCAACGTAAAAACCCTTGCATAATGAGATCTCAGTCCCTCAACATATCATTGTGTTGTATACTACCACATCAGCAGGGGGCTTCTTCACTAACAAGCTCGTAACTCATTATTAAAACTAAATAACTGCAAAGCTTTTTGTGTTTTCGCAGTTATTTGATCCCTTTCAGCAGGCTTTTGCTGAAGTCTGCAGACTTGTAAAATCCAGTACCACGAGGCTTTGTTCAAGTTCAtgccctgttttttttttttttttttttttttgtactgtGTATGTATATAATGATTGAGCAAATCAGGGAGTATTATAACATACCTTTTTGTGTGTAGTTATACTTCTACTcttgcactgcatctcagtgcaagaggcgtcactccggccatgattgggagtcctatagggcggcgcacaattggcccagcgtcgtcctagtttggccggggtaggccgtcattgtaaataagaatttgttcttaactgacatgcctagttacaAAAACGTTAAACATTTTTTATTAAAGTTCTTTAGAAAGAGTGGgtgaaaatatataaatataaat contains:
- the LOC118377388 gene encoding folliculin-like, whose translation is SDLGFVSVDSETGIRFLSHQQPRQPQLFSVVRQACVRSLSCEVCPGREGPIFFGDEQHGFVFSHTFFIKDSLAWGFQRWYSIVMVAMDRIYLINSWPFLLRHLRLTIQSLQSTALKVFDSEQCVCPQRAVRMNSVFSPAVFPHQRSGNAARSLPSLTQHTNLWASLHSSFSWLLKACGSHLTEKLLEGAPTEDTLLLIERQTEQEEEMSCWEGAEGGRSRTQCHQSESELYRDFLFDEGKAEGYPGPKCRSLRHLRQVLGTTDFRQLAWHVLMGNQVILRGADPGLIHSAFTMLKALLPVGCVRSVTYSAQYEEAYRCNFLGLSPDVPIPTHVSSSEFSVLVDVVSLERGSLYSAACGEDILSLYQFNISSTNSQPTDKGPTLLNKIEVALSNENLSVDVVSHCLLCLKEEWMNKVKVLFKFSKVDGRGREDTQKVLALLGATGPGEEDNVRLLKFWMTGLSKTYKSHLMTAVRGGQRPLSQ